A single window of Pontiella agarivorans DNA harbors:
- a CDS encoding GNAT family N-acetyltransferase: protein MIIDRDKTGYASRAYADSLSEFGEVIHLKHSNGYLLKKPVPGCAGYFDAIGLYPLFFCSDWSLLQKDFEELPDTIISIGLVADPFGDFTPELLEQTFDVVNPYKKHFTVDVTREIAEIGSRHHRREARKAYRSLSVQVCENPAEFVDIWEGLYKTLRRRYSIQGIRGFSHTAFEKQLSMPEIVVHQAFHEDKIIGAQLFYQQDDVVHCHLGAVSPIGYELNAFYALDQFSFSYFSDKARRLDLGGGIGLNSGGHDGLSYYKKGWSSDLQQVYFCGRIINPEMYEMMAQKAKQVHSSYFPTYRAGEYL, encoded by the coding sequence ATGATAATCGATAGGGACAAAACGGGATATGCATCACGGGCGTATGCGGATTCGCTCTCGGAATTTGGCGAAGTCATCCACCTGAAACACAGTAATGGATATCTGCTGAAGAAACCGGTTCCGGGATGTGCCGGCTATTTTGATGCCATAGGGCTCTATCCACTTTTTTTCTGTTCTGACTGGTCGCTGCTCCAGAAGGACTTTGAGGAGCTTCCAGACACGATTATAAGTATAGGGCTGGTTGCCGATCCGTTTGGTGATTTCACCCCGGAGCTGCTTGAGCAGACGTTTGATGTGGTTAATCCCTACAAAAAGCATTTTACCGTGGATGTCACCCGGGAGATTGCTGAAATCGGAAGCCGGCACCATCGGCGTGAGGCCCGGAAAGCCTATCGTTCTTTGAGTGTGCAGGTGTGCGAGAATCCTGCTGAATTTGTTGATATCTGGGAGGGGCTGTATAAAACGCTGCGCCGTCGGTATTCCATTCAGGGTATTCGCGGTTTTTCCCATACGGCCTTTGAAAAACAGCTTTCGATGCCTGAAATTGTTGTTCATCAGGCATTTCACGAGGACAAGATCATCGGTGCGCAGCTGTTTTATCAGCAGGATGATGTGGTTCACTGCCATCTGGGTGCGGTCAGCCCGATCGGCTATGAACTCAACGCGTTTTACGCCCTCGACCAGTTTTCCTTCAGCTATTTTTCAGATAAGGCCAGAAGGCTGGATCTGGGCGGCGGAATCGGGTTGAACTCGGGTGGTCATGACGGCTTGAGCTATTATAAAAAAGGGTGGTCTTCGGATCTGCAGCAGGTTTATTTCTGCGGCCGGATCATTAATCCCGAAATGTATGAAATGATGGCCCAGAAAGCGAAGCAGGTGCACTCATCTTATTTCCCGACCTATCGCGCTGGTGAATACCTTTAA
- a CDS encoding glycosyltransferase family 2 protein, which translates to MPPSVAIIMRAKNEMPYVEQALEMLQQQTLRTFDLFAVDSGSTDGSFQALEKSQCSLQQIPPEEYVPGRVLNRAIEKTGHDLIVLLNADAVPQHKDWLEKLIAPILGNEAEVTFSKQVARPDAKFIVRYDYDRAYRKENLNPGFFSAVACAFTRSLWESHPFPEPGYAEDARWAAALIQQGIRIRLQEDSVVEHSHNYSLTGLYQKRYRQALVSCQFPNAGKQALRCLQEIIRDLAYTVFRFRPLTIPYNLIYRLTIHRADYRGQKDAHES; encoded by the coding sequence ATGCCGCCTTCCGTTGCCATCATCATGCGGGCCAAAAACGAAATGCCGTATGTCGAACAAGCGCTGGAAATGCTGCAGCAACAGACCCTCCGCACATTTGATCTTTTTGCCGTCGACTCCGGCTCAACCGACGGCAGCTTCCAGGCATTGGAAAAATCGCAGTGCAGCCTGCAGCAGATTCCACCGGAAGAATATGTGCCCGGCCGCGTACTGAACCGTGCCATTGAAAAAACCGGCCATGACCTCATTGTTCTGCTCAATGCCGACGCCGTTCCGCAACATAAGGACTGGCTGGAAAAACTGATTGCTCCGATCCTTGGAAACGAGGCCGAGGTCACGTTCAGCAAACAGGTGGCCCGGCCGGACGCAAAATTTATTGTCCGCTACGACTACGACCGGGCCTACAGAAAAGAAAACCTCAACCCCGGTTTCTTTTCAGCTGTAGCCTGCGCATTTACCCGAAGTTTATGGGAATCGCACCCGTTTCCGGAACCCGGCTATGCCGAAGATGCGCGCTGGGCGGCGGCATTAATTCAACAAGGAATCCGCATCCGCCTTCAGGAAGATTCCGTCGTCGAGCATTCCCACAACTATTCCCTGACCGGGTTGTATCAGAAACGCTATCGGCAGGCTCTGGTATCCTGCCAATTTCCAAACGCAGGAAAACAAGCGCTGCGGTGTCTGCAGGAAATAATACGGGATCTCGCCTATACAGTCTTCCGGTTCCGGCCGTTAACCATACCCTATAATCTCATCTATCGACTCACCATTCACCGGGCAGACTATCGCGGGCAGAAAGACGCTCACGAGAGTTAA
- a CDS encoding response regulator produces the protein MSPEPPNKVLIIEDERPVRESFRHFLEDLNYRVAEAEDGINGLELFNSFQPDAVILDLRMPRMNGLKVLQHLSQQSPATPIIVASGTGDITETVEALHLGAWDYVLKPIADLSILEHALKQVLDRSRALTRKQEYQEKLEQEVERRTKELTDKIEEMSRFNKMAMGRERRIIELKRMINNLLAELGREPKFRSPDLIEEEQGLIE, from the coding sequence ATGAGCCCGGAACCCCCCAACAAAGTACTCATTATCGAAGATGAGCGACCGGTCCGCGAAAGTTTCCGCCATTTTCTGGAAGATCTCAACTACCGGGTGGCTGAAGCCGAAGACGGCATAAACGGGCTTGAACTGTTCAACAGCTTTCAGCCCGATGCGGTCATACTCGATCTGCGTATGCCCCGAATGAACGGGCTAAAGGTTTTGCAGCACCTTTCCCAGCAGTCCCCCGCCACCCCGATCATTGTGGCATCAGGAACCGGGGATATTACCGAAACCGTGGAAGCGCTCCACCTTGGTGCCTGGGACTATGTTCTCAAGCCGATTGCCGACCTTTCGATTCTCGAACACGCGCTTAAACAGGTGCTCGACCGCTCCCGGGCACTAACCCGCAAACAGGAATATCAGGAAAAACTGGAACAGGAAGTTGAGCGCAGAACCAAGGAACTCACCGATAAAATTGAGGAAATGTCGCGCTTCAATAAAATGGCCATGGGCCGCGAGCGGCGCATCATTGAGCTCAAGCGCATGATCAACAATCTACTCGCCGAACTGGGACGCGAACCGAAATTCCGCTCACCGGACTTGATTGAAGAAGAACAAGGCCTGATTGAGTAA
- a CDS encoding response regulator: MSDYSSIRVLVIDDEPAICSSLTAFLEDYGFRAAAAESAEEALELMKSNVYDVCIVDMRLPGMSGEDLIIAARERYPAQRHIIYTGSISYNLSDQLTELGMRPEHVFLKPVRVLSLLVKCIKELAAEKLNT, translated from the coding sequence ATGTCGGACTACTCTTCTATTCGTGTTCTGGTTATTGATGATGAGCCAGCTATCTGCTCGAGCCTTACGGCTTTTCTCGAGGATTACGGCTTCCGCGCAGCTGCGGCAGAAAGCGCGGAGGAGGCACTGGAACTGATGAAAAGCAATGTTTATGATGTCTGCATTGTTGATATGCGCCTGCCTGGCATGAGCGGCGAAGACCTTATTATTGCGGCCCGCGAACGCTATCCGGCGCAGCGCCACATCATTTATACCGGCTCTATTTCCTATAATCTTTCAGACCAACTCACTGAACTGGGCATGCGCCCCGAACATGTCTTTCTGAAACCGGTCCGCGTACTTTCGCTGCTCGTCAAATGCATTAAGGAACTGGCGGCCGAAAAACTGAACACATGA
- a CDS encoding PAS domain S-box protein, translated as MKVLTKVLIWTVIIASLVTAAALLYGELPHAPAQVELTRKEFLWLKKNGNHIRYAPLPGSPPLDYIDANGEHQGLTSDYIREIERRIGVDFIEVQCGSWKEILKKLENHEIDMVGSVQNTRERKEFLCFTEPYQRVGNIILTRKARKGRFSLDTLQNMSVAVVDGSATLDYIREKHPEYNLIPVPDASTGFRMVSFNGTDAMVTDIGVASYTMEQLGISNLRVAGNIDYPWELCIASRKDWPHLNTILNKALATIDRTERETIKKRWITLDDNLYIPHDFYLRIIGIALLVTLLTIGSIIFWNRTLRKEVSRHSTELGQVRQRQELTSRALGESEERFRMLVESSNDMIWEMDLYGAYLYVSPKVQDILGYTPEELQGRNSLSLMIQMDSARNMEALRTCTANSVIDCEINTYIHKKGHRVILESSGRAFANANGHLAGFRGVSRDITERIESENALRQSEERFRNLVETTSDWIWEVDVEGRYRYASPQAAELLGYTAEELIGQHFTALMPPTEGLETTAQFESALAQGSPVHSLLTTNRHKSGRTVVLETSAVPFYDHNWNILGYRGISRNITDRVTTEKQLKFERNLFRSFMQHAPDLIYFKDAEGRFIEVNAAKAKELHLAPEDLIGRTDFDYLPEEQARIRFEDEQEVMRTRQPIKKEELASTAEGDRWYLTTKVPRYDEEGHVIGTFGTSWDITYRKLAEEQLRQLRALLSNTIDSMPSILVGVDAIGRVMQWNRQAEERTGLLPIDTLGAPLRKVYPELGREMSKVERAIRERKTQKEERIPVQHGGRMRYHDITVYPLLEGREEGAVIRIDDVTDRVMIEDSIRNIVEGVSTVGRSFFSSMVDQLAKTLGADLTYISEFIDDSRETMRTIAVSVRGESGENFDYELQNTPCEAVLQGENRVHFAEAPDLFPKIKLLQDMGVHSFIGIPLVDSEKQALGIMVALYRKPVEQADFAASILQVFAGRTAAELERLQATKELVALRNLLENIINSMPSIIIGLDSEGHVMQWNDQAEKLTGTDAQLAHGQPILQVFPDLGNDMNAIFKAMHQQDIQRHEHVHCTINAEPRIIDVTVYPITSDGSEGAVIRIDDVTDRVRIEEMMVQSEKMMSVGGLAAGMAHEINNPLAGILQNLQVMKNRVSDATERNTEAAEKAGTSFEAIHAYMKERDILQMMDTVSEAGRRAAKIVDNMLSFSRKDDAHFLPNDLAGIIERSIELASNDYNLKKRFDFRHIKIVREFENIPEIACEGSQIQQVLLNLLGNSAQAMAGNDRQKDPQITIRLKLEDKMVLIEVEDNGPGIDAETRKRVFEPFFTTKDVGHGTGLGLSVSYFIITENHNGTMNLSSSPGMGARFSIRIPHEHRVERWGLRL; from the coding sequence ATGAAAGTGCTCACAAAGGTCCTGATCTGGACAGTCATTATAGCATCGCTGGTTACGGCAGCTGCTCTGCTATATGGGGAACTTCCACATGCACCGGCTCAGGTTGAGCTGACGAGGAAGGAGTTCCTGTGGCTGAAAAAAAACGGGAACCATATCCGCTATGCCCCGCTGCCGGGCTCTCCGCCACTCGATTATATTGATGCGAATGGCGAGCACCAGGGGCTGACCTCAGACTATATCCGTGAAATTGAGCGAAGAATCGGTGTGGATTTCATCGAGGTCCAGTGCGGCAGCTGGAAAGAGATTCTCAAGAAGCTCGAAAATCATGAAATTGATATGGTCGGCTCGGTACAGAATACGCGTGAACGGAAGGAATTTCTGTGCTTCACGGAACCCTACCAGCGGGTCGGAAATATCATTCTCACACGCAAAGCCCGGAAAGGCCGTTTTTCGCTCGATACCCTGCAGAATATGAGTGTTGCCGTGGTCGATGGATCGGCCACACTCGATTACATCCGGGAAAAACATCCGGAATATAACCTGATTCCGGTGCCCGATGCCTCCACCGGATTCCGTATGGTTTCTTTTAACGGGACCGATGCCATGGTGACCGATATCGGCGTCGCCTCGTATACCATGGAGCAGCTCGGAATATCGAACCTGAGAGTGGCCGGAAATATCGACTATCCCTGGGAACTCTGCATCGCCTCACGTAAAGACTGGCCACACCTCAATACCATCCTAAACAAAGCACTCGCCACGATCGATAGAACAGAGCGGGAAACCATCAAAAAGCGCTGGATCACGCTTGATGACAACCTATATATTCCGCACGATTTTTACCTAAGAATTATCGGCATTGCTTTGCTGGTCACGCTGTTGACCATTGGCTCCATTATCTTCTGGAATCGAACACTGCGCAAAGAAGTCAGCCGGCATTCGACGGAACTCGGTCAGGTGCGCCAACGCCAGGAACTGACCTCCCGGGCACTGGGCGAAAGCGAGGAACGGTTCCGGATGCTGGTGGAATCGTCCAACGACATGATCTGGGAAATGGACCTCTACGGGGCCTACCTGTATGTGAGTCCGAAAGTTCAGGACATCCTCGGCTATACCCCCGAAGAACTCCAGGGCCGCAACTCGCTGTCGCTGATGATTCAGATGGACTCCGCCCGGAACATGGAAGCCCTGCGTACCTGCACCGCGAATTCGGTTATCGATTGCGAGATAAATACCTATATTCACAAAAAGGGGCATCGCGTAATACTGGAATCCAGCGGCCGCGCTTTTGCCAATGCCAACGGCCACCTGGCCGGATTCCGCGGCGTTTCTCGCGATATTACCGAACGGATCGAAAGCGAGAATGCGCTTCGCCAAAGTGAGGAACGATTCAGAAACCTGGTGGAAACGACTTCAGACTGGATCTGGGAAGTGGATGTCGAAGGGCGCTACCGGTATGCCAGTCCTCAGGCCGCAGAACTGCTCGGCTATACCGCCGAAGAACTGATCGGACAGCATTTCACCGCCCTGATGCCGCCGACGGAAGGCCTTGAAACCACCGCGCAGTTTGAGAGCGCACTGGCGCAAGGCTCGCCAGTCCATTCATTGCTGACCACCAATCGCCACAAAAGCGGGCGTACGGTGGTATTGGAGACCAGTGCGGTGCCGTTTTATGACCACAACTGGAATATTCTCGGCTACCGCGGAATCAGTCGCAACATCACCGATCGCGTGACCACCGAAAAACAGCTTAAATTCGAGCGCAACCTGTTCCGTTCCTTTATGCAGCATGCCCCGGATCTCATCTATTTCAAAGACGCCGAAGGCCGTTTCATTGAAGTGAATGCCGCAAAAGCGAAAGAACTTCATCTTGCCCCGGAAGATCTCATCGGCCGAACCGATTTTGATTATCTGCCGGAGGAGCAGGCCCGTATCCGTTTCGAGGACGAACAGGAAGTGATGCGCACCCGGCAGCCGATCAAAAAAGAAGAGCTCGCCTCAACAGCAGAGGGTGATCGATGGTATCTGACCACGAAAGTTCCCCGCTATGACGAAGAGGGCCATGTGATCGGCACCTTTGGGACCTCCTGGGATATCACCTACCGTAAATTGGCGGAAGAACAGCTGCGGCAGTTACGGGCCCTGCTGAGTAATACCATCGATTCGATGCCGTCCATTCTGGTGGGCGTTGATGCCATCGGCCGGGTTATGCAATGGAACCGGCAGGCCGAAGAACGGACCGGTTTGCTGCCAATCGATACCCTCGGAGCACCACTGCGCAAGGTCTATCCGGAACTGGGCCGGGAGATGTCTAAAGTTGAGCGGGCAATTCGCGAACGAAAAACCCAGAAAGAAGAGCGTATTCCGGTTCAGCACGGCGGCCGTATGCGCTATCACGACATTACTGTTTATCCCCTGCTCGAAGGCCGGGAAGAGGGCGCTGTAATCCGGATTGATGATGTGACCGACCGCGTAATGATCGAAGACAGCATCCGCAATATTGTGGAAGGCGTTTCCACAGTGGGCCGGAGTTTCTTCAGTTCAATGGTGGATCAACTGGCAAAGACGCTCGGAGCCGACTTGACCTACATCAGTGAATTCATCGACGACAGCCGGGAAACCATGCGTACCATTGCAGTTTCCGTGAGAGGAGAATCGGGAGAAAATTTTGATTATGAACTGCAGAACACCCCATGCGAAGCGGTGCTTCAGGGGGAAAACCGTGTTCATTTTGCAGAAGCCCCCGATCTGTTCCCCAAGATTAAACTCCTGCAGGACATGGGAGTGCATAGTTTCATCGGCATCCCGCTGGTTGATTCAGAAAAGCAGGCGCTGGGGATCATGGTGGCTCTTTACCGCAAACCGGTTGAACAGGCCGATTTTGCCGCCTCGATTCTTCAGGTTTTTGCAGGCCGTACGGCAGCGGAACTTGAGCGGCTCCAGGCCACCAAAGAGTTGGTCGCCCTGCGCAATCTGCTTGAAAATATCATTAACTCCATGCCATCGATCATCATCGGCCTCGATTCAGAAGGCCATGTTATGCAATGGAATGACCAGGCCGAAAAACTGACCGGAACCGATGCGCAGCTGGCCCATGGCCAACCGATCCTTCAGGTTTTTCCAGATCTTGGAAACGACATGAATGCCATCTTCAAAGCCATGCATCAGCAGGATATTCAGCGGCATGAACATGTGCACTGCACCATCAACGCCGAACCGCGCATCATCGATGTGACGGTTTATCCTATTACTTCCGACGGTTCCGAAGGAGCTGTAATCCGGATTGATGATGTGACCGACCGCGTACGGATCGAGGAAATGATGGTGCAGTCAGAAAAAATGATGTCCGTCGGCGGTCTCGCAGCAGGCATGGCCCACGAAATCAACAACCCGCTGGCCGGTATTCTGCAGAACCTTCAGGTCATGAAAAACCGTGTTTCAGATGCAACCGAACGCAATACGGAAGCCGCCGAAAAAGCCGGTACTTCGTTTGAAGCGATCCATGCCTATATGAAAGAACGAGACATTCTGCAGATGATGGATACGGTGTCCGAAGCCGGACGGCGGGCCGCCAAAATCGTGGACAATATGCTCAGTTTCAGCCGGAAAGATGATGCCCATTTTCTGCCGAACGATCTGGCGGGCATTATTGAACGAAGCATTGAACTGGCCTCCAACGACTACAACCTCAAAAAACGTTTTGATTTCCGCCACATCAAAATTGTTCGGGAATTTGAAAATATTCCCGAAATCGCATGTGAAGGCAGTCAGATTCAGCAGGTGCTCCTGAACCTTCTGGGAAACAGCGCGCAGGCCATGGCCGGGAATGATCGGCAGAAGGATCCGCAGATCACCATTCGACTGAAGCTTGAAGATAAGATGGTGCTCATCGAAGTGGAGGACAACGGCCCCGGCATCGATGCCGAAACGCGCAAGCGCGTATTTGAACCGTTTTTCACCACCAAGGATGTTGGCCATGGAACCGGACTCGGCCTTTCCGTCTCCTATTTCATCATCACTGAAAACCACAACGGCACGATGAACCTCTCTTCCTCACCGGGCATGGGTGCACGCTTCAGCATACGGATTCCGCATGAGCACCGCGTGGAACGGTGGGGCCTGAGGCTTTAA
- a CDS encoding glycosyltransferase family 4 protein — METDSPGNPKHHILPCFQPLEVSDCKVMKIGFSTFVLAGGRSGIATYIRELIRFLQLADTENRYELLMTKNDADLIPISNPHFSKRLFPSYTEQALLSIVWHNTALPALGKYDVVHIPTARRIPLLKKSKVVATVHDLAAFAIDGKYDPARMLFNRKLIPAMIRNADHVITVSESSRNDLIRYTRYPEEQISVIYPGINRDMFQPVEQQEARERLELLHGLEKPFIIYVSRLEHPGKNHIRLIKAFERFKLENDSAHQLILAGADWSGAEQIKQRAAESPVKDDILFPGYVSVKSLALLYSACDLMVFPSLFEGFGLPIIEALACGAPVICSNTSSMKEIAKDRIPTFDPMSSESIFQALESALAKGPAEQERAEGMAYAATFDWRTTAERVMSIYGSVC, encoded by the coding sequence ATGGAAACGGATTCCCCCGGAAATCCGAAGCATCACATTCTGCCTTGTTTCCAACCCTTGGAAGTTTCAGACTGCAAGGTCATGAAGATCGGATTTTCCACATTTGTTTTAGCCGGAGGCAGGTCGGGTATTGCAACATACATTCGCGAACTGATTCGCTTTCTCCAGCTGGCGGATACCGAAAACCGGTATGAGCTGCTGATGACAAAAAACGATGCGGATCTGATCCCGATCTCCAACCCCCATTTCAGCAAGCGGCTCTTTCCCTCATATACAGAACAGGCCCTGCTCAGCATCGTTTGGCACAATACGGCACTTCCAGCCCTTGGAAAATATGATGTGGTGCATATTCCGACGGCTCGCCGCATTCCCCTGCTGAAAAAATCCAAAGTGGTTGCCACCGTGCACGATCTGGCGGCTTTTGCCATCGACGGAAAATATGATCCCGCACGCATGCTGTTTAACCGCAAACTGATTCCGGCCATGATCCGTAATGCGGACCATGTGATCACCGTAAGCGAATCTTCCCGCAATGATCTCATTAGATACACCCGATATCCCGAAGAGCAGATATCGGTCATCTATCCGGGCATCAATCGCGATATGTTCCAGCCCGTTGAACAGCAGGAGGCCCGCGAACGTCTGGAACTGCTCCATGGACTTGAAAAACCGTTTATCATCTATGTTTCACGATTGGAACACCCGGGCAAAAATCATATCCGGCTGATCAAAGCTTTCGAGCGCTTCAAGCTGGAAAATGACAGTGCGCATCAGCTGATTCTGGCGGGGGCCGACTGGAGCGGTGCGGAACAGATCAAACAGCGGGCCGCTGAGAGCCCGGTGAAAGATGATATCCTGTTTCCGGGATATGTATCGGTTAAATCGCTGGCCCTGCTCTATTCCGCCTGCGACCTTATGGTTTTCCCGTCGCTCTTTGAAGGCTTCGGTTTACCGATCATCGAAGCACTTGCCTGCGGCGCTCCGGTGATCTGTTCAAATACATCCTCGATGAAGGAAATTGCCAAAGACCGCATTCCGACGTTCGACCCGATGAGCTCGGAATCGATTTTCCAAGCCTTGGAAAGTGCGCTTGCCAAAGGCCCGGCGGAGCAGGAGCGGGCAGAGGGAATGGCGTATGCGGCGACCTTTGACTGGCGAACGACGGCGGAACGTGTTATGTCGATTTACGGGTCGGTCTGCTAA
- a CDS encoding aldose epimerase family protein has protein sequence MAITATHFGTTRDGLDVTAFTLECGSVKARIMNYGATVLSIECPDRDGNVADVVCGFDTLSEYQSDINPYFGACCGRYANRIAQGQFTLDGKDYTLAVNNAPNALHGGLVGFDKKVWDAEIIGDAVKMTLVSPDGDEGYPGTLTVSVTYTLSAEGEFRLDYEATTDRKTVLNLTNHSYFNLGGHNSGSVHDQLICIHADRYTEVDEHSTPTGNLLPVEGTEMDLTKPTPIGKRIAEVQGRGYDHNYCINQAESGALTLAAVASDPQSGRRMECWTTEPGVQFYAANYVENVTGKGGAVYNIQESFCLETQHWPDSPNQPEFPTTELAPGEVYTQTSIYKFGLE, from the coding sequence ATGGCGATCACAGCAACACATTTCGGAACCACTCGCGATGGACTTGACGTTACCGCATTCACACTCGAATGCGGCTCTGTTAAAGCCAGAATCATGAACTACGGTGCCACCGTTCTCTCCATTGAATGTCCGGACCGCGACGGAAATGTGGCGGATGTGGTATGCGGATTCGATACACTGAGTGAATACCAGAGTGATATAAACCCATACTTCGGGGCCTGCTGCGGCCGCTATGCAAACCGCATTGCACAGGGTCAATTTACACTGGACGGAAAAGACTATACGCTCGCGGTAAACAACGCACCGAATGCCCTGCACGGCGGCCTCGTTGGATTCGATAAAAAAGTCTGGGACGCCGAAATCATCGGTGATGCTGTAAAGATGACGCTGGTCAGCCCGGATGGCGATGAAGGATATCCGGGAACGCTGACGGTTTCGGTAACCTACACCCTGAGTGCAGAGGGCGAATTTCGACTGGACTACGAGGCAACCACCGACCGAAAAACCGTTCTGAACCTCACCAACCACAGCTATTTCAACCTCGGCGGACATAACAGCGGTTCCGTGCACGATCAACTCATCTGCATTCATGCCGACCGATATACGGAAGTGGACGAACATTCCACCCCTACCGGAAACCTCCTTCCAGTGGAAGGAACAGAAATGGACCTCACAAAACCGACTCCCATCGGCAAACGGATTGCCGAGGTGCAGGGCCGAGGCTACGACCATAATTATTGCATCAATCAGGCCGAATCCGGAGCCCTGACATTGGCCGCCGTGGCTTCCGATCCACAGAGCGGACGCAGGATGGAATGCTGGACCACCGAACCCGGCGTACAGTTTTATGCCGCAAATTATGTTGAGAACGTCACCGGAAAAGGCGGTGCGGTCTACAACATTCAGGAAAGCTTCTGTCTCGAAACCCAGCACTGGCCCGACAGCCCGAACCAGCCGGAATTCCCCACCACCGAACTGGCCCCCGGAGAGGTCTATACCCAAACCTCCATCTACAAATTCGGCCTCGAATAA
- a CDS encoding LytR/AlgR family response regulator transcription factor, with protein sequence MKCLLIEDEAVALVQLKGLLQEIGNIEIVGEAADVEDGVQLIRDHPEADLLILDVELPGGTCFDIISRFNQLPKLLFVTGHEKYALSAFEVNALDYLQKPISIDRLRQALDRLDTPAADDGEKLPVLKEDDLVVICRNKYRYFIRVSEICAILSDENYTHIICSLEKRFVMKKTMTAWEQQLPGNLFYRISRQKLINISALDRLEIKERKALLWLRGIPDPLPVNNSAVKNLQKLVQPI encoded by the coding sequence GTGAAATGTTTACTGATAGAGGATGAGGCGGTTGCGCTGGTTCAGCTCAAAGGGCTCCTGCAGGAAATCGGAAACATCGAAATCGTCGGTGAAGCCGCAGATGTGGAGGATGGCGTGCAGCTGATCCGCGACCACCCGGAGGCCGACCTGCTCATTCTCGATGTGGAGCTCCCCGGCGGTACCTGCTTCGATATCATCAGCCGTTTTAATCAGCTCCCGAAACTTCTATTTGTCACCGGACACGAAAAATATGCCCTGAGCGCCTTCGAAGTAAACGCCCTGGACTATCTCCAGAAACCCATATCAATCGACCGGCTGCGTCAGGCCCTTGACCGGCTGGACACTCCTGCGGCAGACGATGGAGAAAAACTGCCGGTCCTGAAAGAAGATGATCTGGTGGTGATCTGCCGCAACAAATACCGCTATTTTATCCGCGTCTCAGAAATCTGCGCCATTCTAAGCGATGAAAACTACACCCACATCATTTGCTCCCTGGAGAAACGGTTTGTCATGAAAAAAACCATGACCGCCTGGGAACAGCAGTTACCCGGAAACCTCTTTTACCGCATCAGCCGCCAGAAGCTCATCAATATTTCCGCTCTCGACCGGCTGGAGATCAAGGAGCGCAAAGCGCTCCTCTGGCTCAGAGGAATCCCCGATCCGCTTCCCGTCAATAACAGCGCGGTTAAAAATCTGCAGAAACTGGTTCAACCCATCTGA